In Palleronia sp. LCG004, a single window of DNA contains:
- a CDS encoding cell division protein FtsQ/DivIB — protein sequence MSNAPRRDPAPSRLSYRLQRLALTPSVRRAFVFGLPLSSIALVIGLSFSDVERREAMATWWQEVKSEIQQRDEFMVKLLAVDGATPKIEAEIRELLPLKLPTSSFDLDLPALQARVAALDAVERADLVIKSGGVLHLQVAERVPAIVWRHSGGLDLLDDQGRKTAALTRRLDRGDLPLVSGRGADKVVPEALALIAAAAPLEDRMRGLVRMGERRWTIVLDRDQRLLLPEREPVAALEQILALDEAQDLLARDVTLVDFRDSERPTARLAEESARTLRQTMMTELGDD from the coding sequence ATGAGCAATGCACCGCGTCGCGATCCGGCGCCCTCGCGCCTCTCCTACAGGCTCCAGCGGCTTGCCCTGACGCCCAGTGTCCGCCGTGCCTTCGTCTTCGGTCTGCCGCTCTCCTCGATCGCGCTCGTCATCGGATTGTCGTTCAGCGATGTCGAACGGCGCGAGGCGATGGCGACCTGGTGGCAGGAGGTCAAATCCGAGATCCAGCAGCGCGACGAGTTCATGGTCAAGCTCCTCGCGGTCGACGGGGCCACCCCCAAGATCGAGGCCGAGATCCGCGAGCTTCTGCCGCTGAAGCTTCCGACCAGTTCCTTCGATCTCGACCTGCCGGCGCTCCAGGCCCGCGTCGCGGCCCTCGACGCGGTGGAACGTGCGGATCTCGTGATCAAGTCCGGCGGCGTCCTGCATCTTCAGGTGGCCGAACGCGTGCCGGCGATCGTCTGGCGTCATTCCGGCGGGCTCGACCTGCTCGACGACCAGGGGCGCAAGACGGCGGCCCTGACCCGCAGACTCGATCGCGGGGATCTGCCGCTCGTCTCCGGACGCGGGGCCGACAAGGTGGTGCCCGAGGCGCTCGCCCTGATCGCCGCGGCCGCGCCGCTCGAGGACCGGATGCGCGGCCTCGTCCGCATGGGCGAGCGGCGCTGGACGATAGTGCTCGACCGCGATCAGCGTCTGCTTCTTCCCGAAAGGGAACCGGTCGCGGCGCTCGAACAGATCCTCGCCCTCGACGAGGCGCAGGACCTTCTGGCGCGCGACGTGACGCTGGTGGATTTCCGCGATTC